One Fusarium falciforme chromosome 1, complete sequence genomic window carries:
- a CDS encoding Protein SYM1 yields the protein MASFIRWYNARLAARPLLTQSVTTAVLFATGDITAQQLVEKKGMEKHDLVRTGRMALYGGFVFGPVATTWFGFLARNVNARNKKVETLARVACDQLLFAPVMIGVFLGSMATMEGNSPKQRVETTWWPALKANWMLWPFVQVINFSFIPLQHRVFFANIVSIGWNSYLSWINNR from the exons ATGGCTTCTTTTATTCGTTG GTACAACGCCCGGCTGGCCGCTCGCCCGCTGCTCACTCAGAGCGTCACCACAGCGGTGCTCTTTGCTACTGGTGATATCACGGCTCAGCAGctcgtcgagaagaagggcatgGAGAAGCATGACTTGGTTCGAACAGGTCGCATGGCCCTGTACGGTGGCT TCGTCTTTGGCCCCGTTGCGACAACCTGGTTTGGTTTCCTCGCTCGCAACGTCAACGCGCGCAACAAGAAGGTTGAAACTCTCGCCCGTGTGGCTTGCGATCAGCTTCTCTTTGCACCCGTCATGATCGGCGTCTTCCTTGGCAGCATGGCCACCATGGAAGGCAACAGCCCCAAGCAACGAGTCGAGACCACCTGGTGGCCGGCGCTCAAGGCTAACTGGATGCTCTGGCCCTTTGTCCAGGTCATCAACTTCTCCTTCATCCCCCTCCAGCACCGAGTCTTCTTTGCCAACATCGTGTCGATCGGTTGGAACTCCTACCTGAGCTGGATCAATAACCGGTAA
- a CDS encoding DUF1713 domain-containing protein — protein sequence MLPSSVRRVASSAISSAPQTGVISALASSAPKAIPVFIRNQQRRCSSSKPSRSDNGSNEISAGQSVPASTASPKSGTEKRKRKSSKDASERAASVKKLPSVPNTHHMSQEALGLSSFFSLHRPISVTQTMPRAVTDEHFASIFTSRTRNNKMSDTMSTLSDTIDQLEGPMAQMTIGQQEGQDSMHKVDIKNADGSESSMYLQIDTMSGEFLPFRPPPLPQPQSAAETDGAVAEAEAAEEVPQHRVYKALFTIEESTDPDGQIRIMAHSPRIMQDAQPRSFLERLALRQLKFDEAQGRRDMHAISVKRQRKLKMKKKKYKKLMKRTRVLRRKLDRT from the exons ATGTTGCCCTCCTCGGTGCGGCGTGTCGCCTCCTCCGCCATCTCCTCCGCCCCTCAGACCGGCGTCATCTCTGCCCTCGCCTCCTCGGCTCCCAAGGCCATCCCCGTCTTTATTCGCAACCAGCAGCGAcgatgctcctcctccaagcccTCGAGATCTGATAACGGCTCCAACGAAATCTCGGCCGGCCAGTCGGTCCCCGCCTCGACCGCGAGCCCCAAGTCTGGCACTGAGAAGCGGAAACGCAAGAGCAGCAAGGATGCCTCCGAACGAGCGGCTTCTGTCAAGAAGTTGCCCAGCGTCCCCAACACGCACCACATGTCGCAAGAAG CTCTCGGTCTATCAAGTTTCTTCTCGCTACATAGGCCCATCTCGGTCACACAAACGATGCCCCGAGCTGTGACTGATGAGCACTTTGCTTCCATTTTCACCTCCCGAACCAGGAACAACAAGATGTCCGACACCATGTCGACTCTTTCCGACACTATCGACCAGCTGGAAGGCCCCATGGCCCAGATGACCATCGGACAGCAGGAGGGACAGGATTCCATGCACAAGGTTGATATCAAGAACGCCGACGGCAGCGAGTCGAGCATGTACCTCCAGATCGACACCATGTCGGGCGAGTTCCTCCCTTTCCGACCGCCACCGCTGCCCCAACCGCAGTCCGCTGCCGAGACGGACGGTGCCGtcgccgaggctgaggccgccgaggaggttcCCCAGCACCGCGTCTACAAGGCCCTCTTCACCATTGAGGAGTCAACCGACCCCGATGGCCAGATCCGCATCATGGCCCATAGCCCCCGAATCATGCAGGACGCCCAGCCCCGGAGCTTCCTCGAGCGACTCGCCCTCCGCCAGCTCAAGTTTGACGAGGCCCAGGGCCGCCGCGACATGCACGCCATCAGCGTCAAGCGACAACGAAAactcaagatgaagaagaagaagtacaAGAAGCTCATGAAGCGGACGCGAGTCCTGCGCCGCAAGTTGGACCGAACTTAG
- a CDS encoding JmjC domain-containing protein → MEVQPPSHEAATPPFHSHEPIVHHQLPLEPLYSPWLPSEQGSIPASLLPDVIEPTQSAQQDIAPAVQEAQEPRLPEIASNDPPAPRETPSASSNPQLPADSWDASSTLSEPAPIDCPIDHDYDGPQGHSVLRLKPTINQWNDFPAILASARHLGADEDGCFKVILPQELHEELPEKNSQKVAANAYRPTQIKKNSFWRVDTVPSEGTFSSDVTGPECTASALDAIDQLRKMFRKNDHKQIRNVRYRVDVPAWTTEQRRQAGVPEKSPIHPLKGDKLENTRAIIPGIHTPYVYESGPHFGASFQIHAEDFRLVSLNHLYKGRKIWIVVPSTAVDVAEEALGRKGKCSQFMRHRAEFFFPQKLEKLGIPFRIVDQRPGETIVILPDAYHEGFSTGYTIAEAKNYADDAWTTDTYQPCEIKCQLATAIPAELLRPLQEGETQLDLCASYELMSQQTTPASVTTPVSVPTPVLAPTPSEPVKRRYEGEERDNGDIKRVKE, encoded by the coding sequence ATGGAGGTCCAACCACCGTCGCATGAGGCGGCGACTCCTCCTTTTCATTCTCACGAGCCTATCGTGCATCATCAGCTTCCACTCGAGCCTCTTTACAGTCCCTGGCTCCCGAGTGAGCAGGGTTCAATCCCCGCCAGTTTGCTCCCAGACGTCATCGAACCGACGCAATCTGCCCAGCAGGACATCGCGCCCGCGGTTCAAGAGGCTCAAGAGCCTCGGCTACCAGAAATCGCCTCAAATGATCCGCCTGCGCCTCGCGAAACTCCGTCTGCCTCTTCAAACCCTCAGCTGCCAGCAGATAGTTGGGATGCGAGCTCGACCCTTAGTGAACCAGCGCCCATTGATTGTCCAATCGACCACGACTATGACGGACCTCAAGGCCACAGCGTGCTGCGGCTCAAGCCGACCATCAACCAATGGAACGACTTTCCCGCCATTCTTGCCTCTGCCAGACATCTCGGGGccgatgaagatggctgTTTCAAAGTGATCCTCCCGCAGGAGCTGCATGAGGAGCTTCCAGAAAAGAATTCCCAAAAAGTTGCAGCAAATGCCTACCGACCCACCcagatcaagaagaacaGCTTCTGGCGAGTCGACACTGTCCCTTCCGAAGGCACCTTTTCTTCCGACGTGACGGGTCCAGAGTGCACCGCCAGTGCTCTGGACGCCATTGACCAGCTGAGAAAGATGTTCCGCAAGAATGACCACAAGCAGATCCGCAATGTTCGTTATCGGGTTGATGTTCCTGCATGGACCACCGAGCAACGAAGGCAAGCGGGTGTTCCAGAAAAGAGCCCCATACATCCTCTCAAAGGAGACAAACTGGAGAACACAAGAGCCATTATCCCTGGGATTCACACGCCTTATGTGTACGAATCAGGTCCGCATTTCGGAGCGAGCTTCCAGATTCATGCCGAGGACTTCCGACTTGTCTCCTTGAACCACCTCTACAAGGGCCGCAAGATCTGGATCGTGGTGCCGTCCACGGCAGTCGACGTGGCCGAGGAAGCTCTCGGCCGAAAAGGCAAATGCTCGCAGTTTATGCGCCACCGGGCTGAATTCTTTTTCCCTCAGAAGCTCGAAAAGCTGGGCATCCCCTTTCGCATCGTTGACCAGCGCCCTGGTGAGACCATAGTGATTCTGCCGGATGCGTACCACGAGGGCTTCAGCACGGGATATACCAttgccgaggccaagaactATGCCGACGATGCATGGACTACCGACACATATCAGCCATGCGAGATCAAGTGTCAACTTGCCACGGCAATTCCGGCCGAGCTCCTGAGACCCTTGCAGGAGGGCGAGACGCAGCTGGATCTCTGCGCCAGTTACGAACTCATGTCACAACAAACAACACCAGCATCAGTTACAACACCGGTGTCGGTACCAACGCCGGTGCTAGCGCCAACACCATCTGAACCAGTGAAGCGGCGTTATGAAGGCGAAGAACGGGATAATGGCGATATCAAACGGGTCAAGGAATAG
- a CDS encoding RNA cytidine acetyltransferase, with translation MARKVVDSRIQALIKNGVQEKKRSFFVVVGDKSKDIIVNLHYIMAQASQATPNQNNSVLWAYKHKLLGFTSHRKKRETKIKKEIKRGIREANQEDPFELFVSLHNIRYTYYKETDKILGQTFGMCILQDFEAITPNTLARTIETVEGGGMVILLLKGMNSLKQLYNLSMDVHSRYRTEAHDDVVARFNERFILSLGGCNSCLVIDDEMNVLPISGGKGVKALPPADLDQPKSESQAELEAVKEQNEDRQPVGSLISLARTLDQAKALITFTDAIAEKTLRSTVALTAARGRGKSAALGVAVAAAVAYGYSNIFITSPSPENLKTLFEFVFKGFDALGYADHADYSIIQSTNPDFNKAIVRVNIHRQHRQTIQYIRPQDAHVLGQAELVVIDEAAAIPLPLVRKLMGPYLVFMASTINGYEGTGRSLSLKLIKQLREQSRSASSTGEGTELADRSTGRASKEEFQAGRKLREITLSEPIRYAQGDAVEKWLNTLLCLDATLPKAKSNINGCPDPTQCQLLNVNRDTLFSFHPVSEKFLQQMVALYVASHYKNSPDDLQLMSDAPAHELFVLVPPVSEDSTRLPEPLCVIQVSLEGKISRQSVLNSLSRGQRPNGDLIPWLVSQQFQDEDFASLSGARVVRIATNPEYVSMGYGTKALELLTDYYEGRFANLSEDEDQAMEDAMTRVTDADLANASLLDDDIKVRDINKMPPLFSKLSEKKPERLDYIGVSYGLTPPLHKFWKRASFSPVYLRQTANDLTGEHTCVMLRPLENSDDRSWLGAFSRDFHKRFLSLLSYQFGSFPAISALSIDESANAGAKLDSTEIQPLTKVELDRLLSPFDLKRLESYANNMLDYHVVLDLIPTIANLYFTGRLKSDIKLTGVQQCILLAIGLQHKDVDVVSQELSLPSSQLLAMFIKILRKVTGHFATLVSEAVDAELPKAERLGVTRENASGAHDDEIVDDRFVPLATTLDDELEEGGDEALRELKKKQRELIDSLPLDQYEIDGDAPAWEEAEKQVLSATKQGKSNPVVSVKAAKQKRKVGQTASEVYEEAFGDKRKKAKKAKKSA, from the exons ATGGCGCGCAAAGTTGT AGACTCGCGCATCCAGGCGCTCATCAAGAATGGAgtgcaggagaagaagagaagcttCTTCGTGGTGGTGGGAGACAAGTCCAAGGACATTATCGTGAACCTGCACTATATCATGGCCCAGGCGTCGCAGGCCACGCCGAACCAGAACAATTCGGTCCTGTGGGCGTACAAGCACAAGCTCCTTGGCTTTACCAG TCACCGGAAGAAGCGCGAGAcaaagatcaagaaggagatcaagCGAGGCATCCGCGAGGCGAACCAGGAAGACCCCTTCGAGCTGTTTGTGTCGCTGCACAACATCCGATACACCTACTACAAGGAGACGGACAAGATCCTGGGTCAGACCTTTGGCATGTGCATTCTGCAGGACTTTGAGGCCATCACACCCAACACGCTTGCGCGAACGATCGAGACTGTTGAGGGTGGCGGTATGGTCATTCTGCTGCTCAAGGGAATGAACAGCTTGAAGCAGCTCTACAACCTGTCCATGGACGTCCACTCGCGGTACAGGACCGAGGCCCACGACGACGTGGTTGCGCGATTCAACGAGCGCTTCATCCTTTCGCTGGGTGGCTGCAACTCGTGTCTGGTCATTGACGATGAGATGAACGTGCTTCCCATCTCCGGTGGCAAGGGCGTAAAAGCTCTTCCCCCTGCTGACCTGGACCAGCCCAAGTCCGAGTCGCAGGCTGAgctcgaggccgtcaaggagcAGAATGAGGACCGACAGCCTGTGGGATCTCTTATCTCCCTTGCCAGGACCCTCGATCAGGCCAAGGCCCTCATCACTTTCACAGATGCGATCGCTGAGAAGACGCTGCGAAGCACCGTTGCCCTGACTGCagctcgaggtcgaggaaaGTCTGCTgctcttggtgttgctgtCGCAGCCGCTGTCGCATACGGATACAGCAACATCTTCATTACCTCTCCCTCGCCCGAGAACTTGAAGACCCTCTTCGAGTTTGTTTTCAAGGGCTTCGACGCCCTGGGATACGCTGACCACGCCGACTACTCCATCATCCAGAGCACCAACCCCGATTTCAACAAGGCCATTGTTCGAGTCAACATCCACCGACAACACCGACAGACGATCCAGTACATCCGACCTCAGGACGCCCACGTGCTAGGACAGGCTGAGCTGGTGGTGATCGATGAGGCTGCCGCTATTCCTCTGCCGCTTGTGCGGAAGCTGATGGGTCCTTACCTGGTGTTTATGGCCTCCACCATCAACGGTTACGAAGGAACTGGTCGATCTCTGTCTCTGAAGCTGATCAAGCAGCTCAGGGAACAGTCACGCTCCGCCTCCTCAACCGGCGAGGGTACTGAGCTTGCGGATCGCTCAACTGGCAGGGCCTCAAAGGAGGAGTTCCAGGCTGGCCGAAAGTTGCGAGAGATCACCCTCTCCGAGCCCATTCGATACGCCCAAGGAGATGCCGTCGAGAAGTGGCTCAACACCCTGCTCTGCCTCGATGCCACCCTGCCCAAGGCAAAGTCCAACATCAACGGCTGCCCGGATCCCACACAATGTCAGCTTCTGAACGTCAACCGAGATACCCTGTTTTCTTTCCATCCCGTATCAGAGAAGTTCTTGCAGCAGATGGTTGCTCTGTACGTTGCCAGCCATTACAAGAACTCACCAGATGACCTGCAGCTCATGAGTGATGCTCCCGCCCATGAGTTGTTCGTTCTTGTTCCCCCTGTCTCCGAGGATAGCACAAGATTGCCAGAGCCGCTTTGCGTGATTCAAGTGTCACTGGAAGGAAAGATTAGCAGACAGAGTGTTCTCAACAGTCTAAGCCGAGGACAACGGCCAAACGGTGATCTCATCCCCTGGTTGGTCAGCCAGCAGTTCCAAGACGAGGACTTTGCTTCTCTGTCTGGTGCTCGAGTTGTTCGCATTGCCACGAACCCCGAGTATGTCTCTATGGGATACGGTACAAAGGCGCTGGAGCTCCTTACCGATTATTATGAAGGCCGGTTCGCCAACCTgtccgaggatgaggaccaGGCCATGGAGGATGCCATGACTCGAGTTACCGATGCGGATCTGGCCAATGCATCTCTGCTTGACGACGATATCAAAGTGAGGGATATTAACAAGATGCCTCCTCTGTTCTCCAAGCTctcggagaagaagcccgagaGACTTGACTACATCGGTGTGAGCTACGGCTTGACACCTCCTCTGCACAAGTTCTGGAAGCGGGCATCTTTCTCTCCTGTGTACCTCCGCCAGACCGCCAACGACCTTACTGGAGAGCACACTTGCGTTATGCTGCGACCGCTTGAGAACAGTGATGACCGCAGCTGGCTCGGTGCCTTCTCCCGGGATTTCCACAAGCGATTCCTGTCTCTGCTCTCGTACCAGTTCGGCTCATTCCCTGCCATCAGTGCTCTCAGCATTGACGAGTCTGCCAATGCTGGTGCCAAGCTAGACTCAACCGAGATCCAGCCTTTGACCAAGGTGGAGCTCGACAGGCTCTTGAGTCCTTTCGATCTGAAGCGACTCGAGTCGTACGCCAACAACATGCTCGACTACCACGTTGTGCTTGATCTGATCCCGACCATCGCCAACCTCTACTTCACCGGCCGCCTCAAGTCTGACATCAAGTTGACGGGTGTCCAGCAGTGCATTCTGCTCGCTATCGGTCTGCAGCACAAGGACGTAGATGTCGTGTCTCAAGAACTCTCCCTGCCCTCGTCTCAGCTCCTTGCCATGTTCATCAAGATCCTGCGCAAGGTGACCGGACACTTTGCAACCCTTGTCTCGGAGGCCGTTGATGCCGAGCTCCCCAAGGCCGAGCGCCTCGGTGTGACTCGTGAGAATGCCAGCGGAGCTCACGACGACGAGATTGTGGATGACCGATTCGTGCCTTTGGCTACTACGCTCGACGATGAACTGGAGGAGGGTGGTGATGAGGCGTTGagggagctcaagaagaagcaaaggGAGCTTATTGACTCTTTGCCCCTTGACCA GTATGAGATCGACGGCGACGCTCCGGCGTGGGAAGAGGCGGAAAAGCAAGTTCTGAGCGCAACCAAGCAGGGCAAGTCGAACCCCGTGGTCAGCGTCAAGGCGGCCAAGCAGAAGCGCAAGGTCGGCCAGACGGCGAGCGAGGTGTACGAGGAGGCATTTGGCGACAAGAggaaaaaggccaagaaggcgaaAAAGTCTGCGTGA
- a CDS encoding FAD-binding FR-type domain-containing protein, producing MGAPLSYGELIRKQFTPTKLFFHFLFWSFHWGIFAYGWWKQAADARLAGLNTLKFSVWISRGAGLVLSVDCMLILLPVCRTIMRWVRPKIRFLPLDENLWMHRQLAYSILLFTTLHTGAHYVNFYNVELTQIRPVSALQIHYAQAGGITGHVMLLCMLLMYTTAHARIRQQSFETFWYTHHLFIPFFLGLYTHTVGCFVRDTPDAISPFAGDEYWAHCIGYLGWRWELWTGGFYLIERLWREVRARRETKITRVVRHPYDVVEIQFHKPSFKYKAGQWLFIQVPSLSKYQWHPFTITSCPFDPYVSIHVRQVGDFTRELGDALGAGAAQAKLYDDVDPMGMYEVALQNGDQMPALRVDGPYGAPAEDVFENEIAVLIGTGIGVTPWAAILKNIWHLRNSPNPPRRLRRVEFIWVCKDTGSFEWFQTLLSSLEEQSTEAARVPGSTGVEFLKIHTYLTQKLDIDTAQNIVLNSVGAQMDPLTELQSRTNFGRPDFKRLFATMRNGILDRTYINGLESHMRTTVGVYFCGPSSAARDIKTACKSATVKDVEFRFWKEHF from the exons ATGGGCGCACCACTCAGCTATGGCGAATTAATACGGAAGCAGTTCACGCCCACCAAGCTGTTCTTTCACTTCCTCTTCTGGAGCTTTCACTGGGGCATCTTTGCCTATGGATG GTGGAAGCAGGCTGCTGATGCCCGACTTGCGGGTCTCAACACACTCAAGTTCTCAGTCTGGATCTCCCGTGGCGCCGGTCTCGTTCTGAGCGTCGACTGCATGTTGATCCTTCTCCCGGTCTGCAGAACTATTATGCGATGGGTTCGACCCAAGATTCGATTCCTCCCTCTCGACGAGAACCTGTGGATGCATCGCCAGCTCGCATactccatcctcctcttcaccaCCCTCCACACCGGCGCTCACTATGTCAACTTCTACAACGTCGAATTGACCCAGATCCGACCCGTTTCCGCCCTTCAGATTCACTATGCCCAGGCTGGTGGCATCACTGGTCATGTTATGCTTCTCTGCATGCTACTCATGTACACGACCGCCCACGCTCGTATTCGTCAGCAGTCCTTTGAGACTTTCTGGTACACTCACCATCTTTTTATCCCGTTTTTCCTTGGTCTCTACACTCATACCGTGGGATGCTTCGTGCGAGATACTCCCGACGCCATCTCTCCTTTTGCTGGTGATGAGTACTGGGCCCACTGCATCGGTTACCTGGGATGGCGATGGGAGCTCTGGACCGGCGGTTTCTACCTGATCGAGCGTCTCTGGCGCGAGGTCCGAGCCCGCCGTGAGACCAAGATCACTCGAGTCGTCCGACACCCCTACGATGTGGTTGAGATTCAGTTCCACAAGCCTTCGTTCAAGTACAAGGCCGGCCAGTGGCTCTTCATCCAGGTTCCTTCTCTCTCCAAGTATCAGTGGCACCCGTTCACCATCACTTCGTGCCCCTTCGACCCCTATGTGTCGATTCACGTCCGTCAGGTTGGAGACTTTACCCGCGAATTGGGTGATGCacttggtgctggtgctgctcaGGCCAAGCTCTACGATGATGTCGACCCGATGGGCATGTACGAGGTCGCTCTTCAGAACGGCGACCAGATGCCCGCTCTCCGTGTCGATGGACCCTACGGTGCTCCCGCTGAGGACGTCTTTGAGAACGAAATCGCCGTCCTCATCGGTACTGGTATTGGTGTCACCCCCTGGGCGGCTATCCTCAAGAACATCTGGCACCTGCGCAACTCTCCCAACCCTCCCCGCCGTCTCCGCCGAGTCGAGTTCATCTGGGTTTGCAAGGATACTGGCTCTTTCGAGTGGTTCCAGACTCTTCTGTCTTCGCTCGAGGAGCAGTCAACTGAGGCCGCCCGCGTTCCCGGCAGCACAGGtgtcgagttcctcaagaTCCACACCTACCTCACCCAGAAGCTCGATATCGATACAGCCCAGAACATTGTGCTCAACAGTGTCGGCGCCCAGATGGATCCCCTGACGGAGCTGCAGTCTCGCACCAACTTTGGCCGACCCGACTTTAAGCGCCTGTTTGCCACCATGCGTAACGGCATCCTGGACCGGACGTATATCAACGGACTTGAGAGTCACATGCGGACGACTGTTGGTGTTTACTTCTGCGGTCCTTCTTCAGCAG CTCGTGATATCAAGACTGCTTGTAAGTCTGCTACGGTCAAGGACGTCGAGTTCCGTTTCTGGAAGGAGCACTTTTAA